Proteins encoded in a region of the Saccharothrix ecbatanensis genome:
- a CDS encoding helix-turn-helix transcriptional regulator: MTARPVLSRHVSQVLEVVTAAATGSGAVVRLGIVAPGGYGKTTVLREVERAFEDAGTSAAVVDDAHLLPDADLLALRARVERGDESVVVAYRPWPRSRALAALAESLGRARPSLMLEPFTREQVRAVLPASARGLVDFVHQQTGGVPRFVRRLAGLTAAEVPPDVVASFRADLDWLDPDVQKYLLAAEAGAALRLDLLGGLLGGDADAVGDVIEAGRATGLVAADGTLPPIARTAVAALSRTDRRIAVRQRLAELQLRSGGPVLELVRPLIDLGETGVGTGGQAGVAGPELAAAFRAAADEALATDPALAERLLAAIGTPSAEVAVRRATAAAMAGDLDAAMRLADHVISSGDTEHRGTAAEVAAIALAHRGQLARSTELHRWSPSSTSAAFAVIGQVGTGRLPAEALPVAPPTMLEGGASLMAQGVVESVTSSATTSLSTLVRAAGLLEPAGKAVLLPDTPAALAALVALHSGEPGVAESVLDRAAATSSGGALMAVRHRLLRGWIAMQRGNLAQARETLVALRKVGRPLEPRDWLFAVALEIGIARRNSDLATLKRTWEQACEAVLRHPVDLFTFLPLGEFATAAARLRDQHRLAPHLLAARNLLRDLGDPSLWAVPLHWSALHAAIIAEETSVAEEHAASLAACRDRSRYAGIVSVAAESWLDVLAGKVDADQVEESARGLHAVGQWWDASRLAGQAAIRTSDRQAMVRLLDCARLLQGRPTGAARKQPEPVVEADAGKLSDREREVAELVVGGLTYKQVGDRLFISAKTVEHHMARIRQRLGCGSRAELLDQLRQIVG, encoded by the coding sequence ATGACCGCGCGCCCCGTGTTGTCCCGGCACGTCTCGCAGGTCCTGGAGGTCGTCACGGCGGCAGCCACCGGCTCCGGGGCCGTCGTGCGACTCGGGATCGTCGCGCCGGGCGGCTACGGCAAGACCACCGTGCTGCGGGAGGTCGAGCGGGCGTTCGAGGACGCCGGCACGTCCGCCGCCGTCGTGGACGACGCGCACCTGCTGCCGGACGCCGACCTGCTGGCCCTCCGCGCCCGGGTCGAACGCGGTGACGAGAGCGTCGTGGTCGCCTACCGGCCCTGGCCTCGGTCGCGGGCGCTGGCGGCGTTGGCCGAGTCGCTCGGGCGGGCGCGCCCGTCGTTGATGCTGGAGCCGTTCACCCGCGAGCAGGTGCGGGCGGTGCTGCCCGCGTCCGCGCGGGGGCTCGTGGACTTCGTGCACCAGCAGACCGGCGGCGTGCCGCGGTTCGTGCGGCGGCTGGCCGGGCTGACCGCGGCCGAGGTGCCGCCGGACGTGGTGGCGTCGTTCCGGGCCGACCTGGACTGGCTGGACCCCGACGTGCAGAAGTACCTGCTGGCGGCCGAGGCCGGCGCGGCGCTGCGGCTGGATCTGCTCGGCGGGCTGCTCGGCGGTGACGCGGACGCGGTCGGCGACGTGATCGAGGCGGGCCGGGCCACCGGGCTGGTCGCGGCCGACGGGACGTTGCCGCCGATCGCGCGGACGGCGGTGGCCGCGTTGAGCCGGACGGACCGGCGGATCGCGGTGCGGCAGCGGCTGGCCGAACTGCAACTGCGGTCCGGCGGTCCGGTGCTGGAGCTGGTCCGGCCGTTGATCGACCTCGGCGAGACCGGCGTCGGCACGGGCGGTCAGGCGGGCGTCGCCGGGCCGGAACTGGCGGCGGCGTTCCGGGCGGCGGCCGACGAGGCCCTGGCCACCGACCCGGCGTTGGCCGAACGGCTGTTGGCGGCCATCGGCACGCCGAGCGCCGAGGTGGCCGTGCGGCGGGCGACCGCGGCGGCGATGGCGGGGGACCTCGACGCGGCGATGCGGCTGGCGGACCACGTGATCTCCAGTGGCGACACGGAACACCGGGGCACGGCGGCGGAGGTCGCGGCGATCGCGTTGGCGCACCGGGGGCAGTTGGCGCGCAGCACCGAGTTGCACCGCTGGTCGCCGAGTTCCACCTCGGCGGCGTTCGCGGTGATCGGTCAGGTCGGGACCGGGCGGCTGCCCGCGGAGGCGTTGCCCGTCGCGCCGCCGACCATGCTCGAAGGCGGCGCTTCCCTTATGGCACAAGGGGTTGTCGAGTCGGTCACGTCGTCCGCGACCACCTCACTGTCCACTTTGGTCCGTGCGGCGGGGTTGCTGGAGCCGGCCGGGAAGGCCGTGCTGCTGCCGGACACGCCCGCCGCGTTGGCCGCGCTGGTGGCGTTGCACAGCGGTGAGCCGGGGGTCGCCGAATCCGTGCTGGACCGGGCGGCGGCGACGTCGTCGGGCGGCGCGCTGATGGCCGTGCGGCACCGGCTGCTGCGGGGCTGGATCGCGATGCAGCGCGGCAACCTCGCGCAGGCGCGGGAGACGTTGGTGGCGCTGCGGAAGGTCGGGCGGCCGTTGGAGCCGCGCGACTGGCTGTTCGCGGTGGCGCTGGAGATCGGCATCGCCCGGCGCAACAGCGACCTGGCCACGTTGAAGCGCACGTGGGAGCAGGCGTGCGAGGCGGTGCTGCGGCATCCCGTCGACCTGTTCACGTTCCTGCCGCTGGGCGAGTTCGCCACCGCCGCCGCCCGGCTGCGCGACCAGCACCGGCTGGCGCCGCACCTGCTCGCGGCGCGGAACCTGTTGCGGGACTTGGGTGATCCGAGCCTGTGGGCCGTGCCGCTGCACTGGAGCGCGCTGCACGCGGCGATCATCGCCGAGGAGACGTCGGTCGCCGAGGAGCACGCGGCCTCGCTGGCGGCGTGCCGGGACCGGAGCAGGTACGCCGGTATCGTGTCGGTCGCGGCGGAGAGCTGGCTGGACGTGCTGGCGGGCAAGGTGGACGCCGACCAGGTGGAGGAGTCCGCGCGCGGGCTGCACGCCGTCGGCCAGTGGTGGGACGCCTCCCGCCTGGCCGGTCAGGCCGCGATAAGGACGTCGGATCGCCAGGCGATGGTGCGGCTGCTCGACTGCGCGCGGCTGCTCCAGGGCCGGCCGACGGGCGCGGCGCGCAAGCAGCCCGAGCCGGTGGTGGAGGCGGACGCCGGGAAGCTCAGCGACCGCGAGCGCGAGGTGGCCGAACTGGTCGTCGGCGGCCTGACGTACAAGCAGGTCGGCGACCGGCTGTTCATCTCGGCGAAGACGGTCGAGCACCACATGGCCCGGATCCGGCAGCGGCTGGGCTGCGGCAGCCGGGCGGAGCTGCTGGACCAGCTCCGCCAGATCGTCGGCTAG